One genomic region from Spirosoma sp. KCTC 42546 encodes:
- a CDS encoding RNA polymerase sigma factor — translation MTERPLVDIIKDCRRGKEAAMQALYERFYSYALSVCLAYASDQEDAREMLNDGFLKAFRHLDTLKNEDVLVPWLRRILINTAIDYYRRNRKRALDLSTDELAYTLEEPYLNDEAIFAQLSAEHILAVIHQLPLPYRMVFSLYVLEGYTHREISEQLGLAESTSRAHLSEANRLLRKALTNQLPTTHERTNR, via the coding sequence TTGACTGAACGTCCTTTAGTAGACATTATAAAAGACTGCCGACGGGGAAAGGAGGCAGCCATGCAGGCGCTTTACGAGCGCTTCTACAGCTACGCCCTATCGGTTTGTCTGGCATATGCCAGCGACCAGGAAGACGCCCGCGAAATGCTTAACGATGGTTTCCTGAAAGCATTTCGGCATCTGGATACGTTAAAAAATGAGGATGTACTCGTACCCTGGCTACGACGAATTCTGATAAACACCGCCATTGATTATTACCGTCGAAACCGGAAACGGGCCTTGGATCTATCAACGGATGAACTTGCGTATACACTTGAAGAACCCTACCTGAATGACGAAGCAATTTTTGCCCAACTTTCAGCCGAGCATATTCTTGCCGTAATCCATCAATTGCCCCTTCCCTACCGAATGGTTTTTAGTCTGTATGTGCTGGAAGGCTATACACACCGCGAAATCTCGGAACAGCTTGGCCTTGCCGAAAGTACGTCACGAGCGCATTTATCGGAAGCAAATCGATTATTACGTAAAGCGCTGACCAACCAACTTCCCACTACCCATGAGCGAACAAACCGATAA